Genomic segment of Chionomys nivalis chromosome 17, mChiNiv1.1, whole genome shotgun sequence:
TCTCAGAGCGTGATATCTATTTGACGTATATGCTGCGGCAGGCTGCACGGCGCCTTGAGCTTCCCCGCGCCTCTGATGGTGATGGACAGGCCAGGGTGGGAACTCCCCAAGATAATACCTCTGTGCCTCCCACTGACTTTTGCCCTCCCTCGACAGCTGAGCCCAGGAAGTGTGTCCCATCTGTGGTTGTGGGTGTCGTTGGCATGGGTCATGTGCCTGGCATTGAGAAGAACTGGAGTACCGACCTCAACATCCAGGAGATCATGACGTGAGTGCCCTCCCCACCTCACCCAGCAGTCTCTGCAGCTGCACGTGGTGGTGACCCATACATGTTCCAGCCAGGCCTACCACACCTCTCCCTCCCACAGAGTTCCCCCTCCGTCCATCTCTGGCAGAGTGTCCCGGGTGGCTGTGAAGGCTGCCTTCTTTGGCCTGCTGGGCTACAGTCTTTACTGGATGGGCCGTCGAACCATGAACCTGGTCCTATCACTGCCTGCTGCGCAGTTCTGCCTCCAGAGGGTGAGCGAGGCCCGGCCAGGCCGGTAGGAGGACCATACAAAGAAGAGACCACACCCCGGGGCTCTACTCCTCTGCATCACATCTGGTGCTCCCAAGGAGCTGGCACCACCTGTCCGGGGATGTCCCTGGGTGCAGATGCATCCAAGCCACCCCCTATGGGGGCTTAGGCCAGGCTTACCCTACCTTCCCCATGCCTAGCCCTCccaaataaagaatatttaattgTCTGAGCTCAGGCTTCCCAGCAGCCCCACACACACTTTGTAGGGGCCACCCATGGGTGTCAGGGCCGTCCACAGTGTCAGGACCCGGTGGCCTAACTCCAAAAGGGCCAGATGCTGAGGGGAGGCACTGAGGTGCCCCACACCTAACCCCAGGGTGGGCCTGGCAAGCTGTTGCTCTACCTACCTCACTGTGCCTTGTGCTCTGGCCGGCAGGAGCATCTGGCCCCGAGTGCATCTCACTGTGGGTTTGGGGCCGGCCAATTTGGGGAGCTGGGTGTCCATGCAGCTCCTTCCTGTGGGTGTGTCAGGCCTTTGGCTGGCCTGGACATGCATGCGGCATTGCCAGCTGCATCTCTGCCTGCAGAGAGtctgtggtttggtttttgttttttaatatcaaAAAAGTTTTTACTCAGGTAATTTTGAcgtcaaagaaaaaacaaactgaagCAAATATCAGGAAATCAAGCCTTAAATCCAGCGAGGACAAAGAagtctttttatttgtatttgtgtgccCCAAGTGGGCAGTGTATGTCAGAGAGTCAGCTTGGGTGTCCAGGTCAGCCTTTGCTAGACTCCAGTACAGCTCAGTGTGGCATGGGGCTGCCTCAGGTATCAGCCTACTTCTCTGGCTGCCCTTGGTGCTAGGAGGGGCTTGGCCTGATTCCTGTGCACAGGTGGGATGCCCAGACTGCACTGTGGACAGTAGTGGACCCACTCTGGGCCACAAACCGAGGACCATGGTTGGCTTGTGCACACCCAGCCATTCATGTATACAGGTGTGGCTCCTGGCATACTGCACAGCCTAGCAAGACCAAGACCACTCTGATTTTCCTTGTGCTGACTGCCAAATAATATGAAACACTGAGCTGGGCAGGGGATACAGGGCTGGTTGGGCTGTATACTTCTGTCTCACACTTGTGGATTCATTCcctagaaagagaaataaattttaattttggaagTTCCCGTTTTGTGAAGTGTATGGAAATGGGACTCAGGTGATGGGGACTGACTTCCTCTTTTGTCATCTGCCCCCAGGTCTGCAGGATGCATAGAGGTACTCCTACATCCCAGAGTACATACTATCCACCTCAGCAAAGTATACAGGCTGGTGCTCACTAGTGCCTAGCAAGGTTATCTGTGTGCCAGCCAAGTGCATGTATTCAGCACCTGTATACCCTCTGGTTCATGCTTCAGGACTGCCTTGCAAACGGGAGAGGGAATACATCATTTCTTGGCTAGAGCAAGGTAGACCCCGAAGGTAGCCACTGAAGTCCATGTTAGTGGCAGCAGCAACAACACAGATCCTCTGGCCAGGGCTGAGGTGCTAAAGCCTATTGTTACAGAAAAAGTCTACATACACAGCATCCTGCCTCCAGTGTAGAAGGGAGGGCAAATTCACTAGTGTAATCACACAGCTCCAGGAGCAGAGCTAGGTTCGTTGCAGTTTTAGAAGCCCACTGTGACCCCAGGAAAAGTTCCAGATGTGAATTGTCAGTGGCTGAAATGAAGTAACACAGCCAGGAAGGAGTGTGCATTTGTCCATGCTCAAAGTCTTCTGTGTGAGGCTAATAGGTTTCCCTGAGCACTGGATGCTGTCTACCTCCCATCATCAAGGTTCATACCACCTAGATTGCAGTTGACAGACACAaaatggggaggaaaggagatgTGATCACTTCAGAGAGGTTCTGTATGTGGTAAGCTCAGACTCCTGCCCTGACCTAATACCCAATCTGCTTCAGCCTTGCCCTAGTGTAATTGTTGACTCAAATTATCCCTATATTAAGTCTTAGTTGGCCAGCTCCCCCCGCTCCCCCACAAATTCCACAGGAACACCGACAAGATTTCTGGCCCTTCTCCGgtcaaaacaaatgagaaaaaaaatgtcctaaTGGAAGGGCACTGCATATTCTACATTATAAGAATACATttattgagccgggcggtggtggtgcacgcctttaatcccagcactcgggaggcagaggcagggatctcagggagttcgaggccagcctggtctacaagagctagttccgggacaggctccaaagccacagagaaaccctgtctcgaaaacaacaacaacaacaaaaaggaatacATTTATTGTAGAAAGGAATCTACATTGATAAGTGTTCTGAATTGAGCAGGGACGTTATCCAAACATCTGACTCAGGACAAACGAAAGACTCGGGCCCTTGCTTGCAGACCCTCCCCCTGCTCACAGAGAGGGGATGATGGAGAGGAAAGCAACACCATAAATCTGAAACAATATTGACGTCCTGAGCAGAGGGGCAAGCCTCAAGTTTGGAATGACTGACTGCCTTTGTATGTACCTACATAATCTGCTGGCTAGAGATTAGATGAAAGCTACATCTTTAGGATGTTAAACTACTGTCCGAGATTGTTGGCTCCCTGGATAAAGCAGCTCAAAGATTCAATTTCTGGTTTTCTGCGTGTGATGGACAGAACCGCCCAAACCCAAAGCACCCAGGGGTGCTGGGGATGACCTTGGCTGCCCATCAGTTAGAGGAGCCCCTGGTGGTCTTTTAGGGACGTCACTCAGCCTGTAAGTCAACTTGGAGTATTCCAGGCTTTCACATGTCACCCGAGTGGGAGCTTTGGAGGTCTACTGGTCAGGTACACTGATGCCAGAGTGTAAAGAGCGCCTGGGGCCCACTATCCTCTGCAACTTATCGAAGCCCGGAAGTAGACAAAAGAGAGAACCAATCAGAGTCACGCTTCTGGGCGTGCCCCCCACCAACCCAGAATTGGGTGGTGAAAAACTTCCGGTCCTGGCGAGCGAGCTTCCGGCGGCGAGGCGAATGGCCTCCCTCAGAGCCGCGTTCGGGGCTTCGCTCGCGGCTGCCCGGACCCGGTCGCAGTCCGTCGGCCTCGCGCTTCCGGCGCCCGCGCCCTGGTCCGCCTGGGCTGCTGCTATGGAGCCCACGCCGCGCTGGCTAGCGGCGCTGCGCTTCGACAACCGCGCCCTGCGCGCGCTGCCGGTGGAGACGCCGCCGCCCGGGCCCGAGGACGTCCTGTCCACCCCGCGGCCGGTGCCCGGAGCCTGCTTCAGCCGCGCACGGCCCGCCCCGCTGCGGCGGCCGCGCCTCGTGGCGCTGTCGGGGCCCGCGCTGGCGCTGCTGGGGCTCGAGGCCAGCGAGGAGGCCGAGGTCGAGGCCGAAGCCGCGCTTTTCTTCAGTGGCAATGCTCTGCTGCCGGGCGCCGAGCCCGCCGCGCACTGCTACTGTGGACACCAGTTCGGCCAGTTCGCTGGGCAGCTGGGCGACGGCGCCGCCATGTACCTGGGCGAGGTGTGCACTGCGGCCGGCGAGCGCTGGGAGCTGCAGCTCAAGGGCGCCGGCCCCACGCCCTTCTCCAGGTGCGGAACTCGGGGAGCACCCAGGCGGCCTCCTTCTGCGCGCTTGGGTGAAACGGGAAGTTGCTCAGGGGCGGTCTTGGCCCGGGTTGGGATAGCCAGCCCGACGCCCAGAAGAGCTCCATGGAGGGCTTAGTGCATAGAAGGTGGAGCGTCTTTGCAAAAGATTTTGTGGAGGAAGGCATAGAGGAAGGCATAAAGGCCTGACCGGAGGTTCCCTTTCTGACAACGGTCCCCAGCTGCCTGTTCTGTCAGGTGAAGCAGAAGGAGCACGCCTCTAACGGCTGCCCGTTATGTTGTCAGAAACACACCGAGGACTTTGGAGCCAGTTCCAGGAATGATACTGTTTGCCCAGTTTTCAGAGGTGAAGTGTTGGACTAGTGTCCTGGCATCTGTTTTCCCATGTTGCTTAAGCAATCTGCTTCCCCAACTTGCCCAGACCCTAGCAGGCCTCTCTCTGCACCGTCTAGGGACTGGAGGGGCAGTCTCTTCTCATACCCACCTTCTCTGTGGCCATTCTCCCAAGCCTGTCAGTTCTAATcgctcgcacacacacaccatcaggtGGTAGTTCTTGGATTCCTGTGGGAAGTACCCCAGTGGTCCAAGACAGGCCTGTCCAAAGCCATACAGGTCCAAAGAAGCTCTTACCCAAGTCCTGCCACCCAGGTCCAGAGAGCACTTCGGGTGCTGTTTCTGGTTTTCATTACATGATTGTAAGATGCTTGTTAAGTGACTAAGAGATAGTGAGTTGGGGTTTTATGGCTTGACGCTACatttgcctctcttcctccaACCACCAACGTGCCAACCATCCCCCACCAAGTGTCTTCATCTCAGGCTAGTTCTCAGAATAGTGggttcttcctcatcttcccacCCCCAAGCCTTTGATCTGTGCCCCAAGCCAAATTGATGGTTTCACCTGGCATTCTGCTGCTCACGTGGAGCAAGCTTAGCAGAGGTGTCCACtcctggaaagaagggcagatgCCACATTCCAGATGTGTGAGTGGCTCAAACATCTtcgttttgatatttttgttcacaagttacacacacacacacaaaagacttgTCAGGATAACTTGATGTCGGAAGGCTTTGTTGTTTATATGTTGTCATGGTGCTCACAAGTTCTAGGCTACATATCCAGCCACAAAAGATGCTTTTTCTACGTACTTTTAGTTGGTGTTTCCATACCTGAGTCAGctaaaatgtttcctttaagCCAGGGATCCCTTTGACCCTTGCTTAGGTCTCATAATTGGTGTGTCAGGTCCCTGATCTCAATGTTTTGACAAGACTTGAGGCTGACAGTGGAGGTGGTTGTGGGGTCGAGGCTTCTTAGAGCCCTGAGATGGGTAGGTAGCctcttcccctgcctcctccctgccttgaATGTAGGGGCTTCAGGACAAGCCCTTGTGGTAAGCTCAAGAACTCtcctgctgggggctggagaaatggctcagaggttgagattCCAGAGGTACTGAGGTCAGTTccgatggttcacaaccatctaaatgagatctggtgccctctactggtgtgtatatacgtaataaataagaaatcttaaaaaaaaacaaaaagaaaaaacaactctACTGCCAAGCCTCAGCCCTGTGCACAGCAGCCTACCTGCATGCCAGCGTTAGGTTACAGAGAAGCCAGAATTGCCATGTGGTCACACAGCAAGGATGAGAGGATAACACTGCCGGAGGAGAGGTCACAGGGCAGATCACATTTCCTAGACTCCAACTAGGTTAGCATGGACTATATTATCCTTTTCTGtcttgagacaggggctcactacatagctctggctctCTTGAAACTTGCCACATGTACtatgcttgccttgaactcagattcatctacctctgcctcccaagtgctggtattaaaggcatgtgtctccACACCAGACTTgatcttaaacttttttttttttggttttttgagacagggtttctctgtggctttggagcctgtcctggaactagctctgtagatcaggctggccttgaactcagattcatctacctctgcctcccgagtgctaggattaaaggcgtgcgccaccatcacccggcttgaTCTTAAACTTTTGATTCTCCTATTTTCCACATACTGAGGTTACAGGGTTGTACACAGCGTATTGGTTTGGTTGGTTATAGGTAGGGGCCTCTGTTGGTTAGGGCATCCAAGGCATCCCTCATGCAAGGATGTGGCCTGTCCAGGTAGGTGAGCCATCACTGTGCTGGGCTCCCAATATTGTAttctgataaaaacaaaacaggcccaGTGTGTGGGAAGAGTTCAAGGTATACAAACTACTCATAGAATGCAGTTGTGTTCCCCTTTTTGTTCTTTAGATCCCTGTAGCCCCTACTGAGTCTGTCACACATAGACTTGTGGCCATGCAGTTTTGTTCCTTTAGGGGTATGACATGTGCTGCGTGTCCCAACAACTGCTTGTTGTAGCACTACCTACTATACTGCAGTCACAGCAGTTTCTGCCTGCCCTTTGCATTTGGAGCGGAGCCTGTGCCCTTCTCTGAGACCAGAGTAATAGCTGTTTCTGTACCTGCTCGCTCAGGGTGTGCCTTagtgtttccattgctgtgaagagacaccatgaccacggcaattcTTATAACGTCAGACGTTTAATTGAaggggctcgcttacagtttcaggggttcagtccagTCTGATCGTGaaagggagcatggcagtgtgcaggcagacgtgctAGAGCTGAGTgtgctacatcttgtaggcaacaggaagtcaacactgagggaagtttgagaaaagagacttcaaagctgccctcacagtgacacacatcctccaaggtcacacctcctaatagtgccactacctttgggggccattttctttcaaacctccacagggtgattttctgtttagttggttggttggtttttttcgagacaaggtttctctgtagctttgtagcctgtcctggaactagctcatgtagaccaggctggcttcaaactcacccgcctgcctctgcctcctgagtgctgggattaaaggcgtgcgccactaccgcacAGCccgttttctgtttttcattattGCAGATGATGCTAATGTGTATAATGCGCTAATTATTGTAAGAGGGGTTTGTGTAAAACACTCCTGAAGACAAGACTGCAGGTTCGAAGTGTGTCTCTTCACCCAGCCTTAGTCGTATGGCTGCCACAGCAAAGCTTTTGTGACCTTTGCCTGACTGGCTCCctggcctgggtttgatttcagACAGGCTGATGGTCGCAAAGTCCTCCGGTCAAGCATCCGTGAGTTCCTGTGCAGTGAAGCCATGTTTCACCTGGGGATCCCCACCACGAGGGCCGGGGCCTGCGTCACATCTGAGTCCACAGTGATTCGCGACGTGTTCTATGATGGTAATCCAAAATATGAAAAGTGCACGGTTGTGTTGCGTATAGCTCCCACTTTTATAAGGTAATGCTGGGGTCCATTAGGCCTGTCTACGTGCACTTGCTCATAGATCATAGAAGATCCGTGCTTCTGCAGCCAGAATGTTGAACCCAGCTCGTGAATAAGCAACAGCACCTGGCTGTGGTCAGGATTTAACCCCAGATGCCTCTTGATGCCCCTTGACCAAGAACCACATAGAATTTCCACAAGAAAATGGCCTCATTTAGTGTCACCATAAGCAGACTTCTATAGCTTTTTTCTTAGTCATCCAGTAACTCATTAACCTCGGCCTATCTGGCAGGGTCTTTTGTACCTTAGCTTGGAGCCATCTGAATGAGGAACTTCCAGGAGGTGGCTAGTGTGTTCTTACGGCTCTCCATTCTGTCATGCCCAGACTAGTTGGCAATCTGTTACTCACCACCCACCCCACACACTGTTGGTCTCTGGCTTTTTCTGACCTCTGGGAAGATGGAAAGAGGCCAGAGATGATAACCGCTTCATTCTAGATGTCCTTCACCCTAACTTGGTTGACATTTCAGTAGAAGCCTTCCTGTGCCTTGCACAATGTTGATAGCATCACTGGCCTCTGCCCACCAATTACCAGTAGCAACATAGTTACAATAAAAAATAccagccgggcatggtggcacacacctttaatcccagcactcgggaggcagaggcaggcagatctctgagttttgaggccagcctggtctacaaagcaagttccagaacagccagggctacacagagaaaccctgtctctggttAACAAAAGTCTCTGTACATGACCAGTTTCCCTGTGGGACAGCCACCCTGCCATGCATTCTCTCTGGTGGAGCCAGCCCTGCTGGTCTTCACAGTATTTAGGGTATGCACAAAACCCTGTGTGGAGTTGGAGTTGCCAAAGTAGACAGCCATGGTGGTTTCTTATTAATTGTCTGATTGTCATGATTAATTGTCATGTCTGTTACTCAGAGATCTGGCTGGGCTCTGGCTGGATGTTGCTTTGTCTATTCAGCGTGCTCTTTCCATTGTAGGGCTACAAGGCTTTGTAGCCATGctggtgtttctttttctcacaAAGGGATGGGGTCTGTCTGACATATTGAACACTGGGGTTTTTTTCTGCAGATTTGGCTCCTTTGAAATTTTTAAGCCCCCAGATGAATACACAGGGCGTGCAGGCCCTAGCGTGGGACGAAATGATATCCGAGTGCAGATGCTCGACTATGTGATCAGCTCTTTCTACCCTGAAATCCAGGCTGCCCATACCTGTGACAgtgacagcatacagaggaacgCTGCCTTTTTCAGAGAGGTAGGCAGGTTTCCCACTGGCCCTCCCCAATGACCATGGGTTGAGTGCTACTTATTGGCCAATACGGCCACTGTGGCCAGAGACAGAGGCCTTTATCTGGTATCCCTGTCCTTTTCTGCTCCTTGCTGCTGCTCTCTGGTCCTGTCATCTCCCTCAGCCTCATGAACCAGggctttgttgttttgagacagttttaccAAGTAGcattggctagcctggaacttgctgtaaaccaggctggcctcagactcataaagatccacttgcctctgcctcctgagtgttgggattaaaggcatgtgtcaccaaacCCTATACACCAGGGCGTTTTGATGCTTTGACAAGAACTAAGAGGCCCAGCTAGTCTTGGAAGGAAGGACTCATGGACAGAAGCACTGTTGAGTGCTGGATACCTACTGCATGGGTTGGTGGCCTCAACCCAGCACAACCACGTGGTATCTCAAGTTGAGGAGAAGagatgtggacacacacaccccCAGCAAAGACCAGGCATAGCTCTGTTTCTGTGTGACTTGGGCTAGACTACCACAAGTTATTGCTGCTGGTCAGCAGAATACTCCAAGCATGAGTCCGTGGGGCTTTGTCCCACTCCATGTCACTCCTATTTCCCACCTCTGGCACAGTTGCTGGGGATGTGGTGTGACATAGCCACAAAGCACCAAGAGGTGTAAGGCCCCAGCTTTCTGCTCTCACACAGAAACAGGGGTGATCTAGTGAACTTACACTGTCCCTTTAAGCTCCTGTCTTTGTCATGAAACTGGAAGACCAGTACTCCCTGGTTCCCAGGAACTCCTGGGCTTTTCACACAGGTGAGACACAAAAGGTCATTTGCTTGGGCGGTAGGGGCTGTACTGTAGTCCTGTGCTTGGGCTCCTGTTCTCCAGGCCACACTGGAACCTTATGTTCAGGGTCACTGGTGGGCTGTTGGTGGCATGGCTGTATAGCACCCAGTGTGGAGATGGGATAGGAATGTCTAGGAAATAAGCAACTGGTCCATCTGACAAGTGTGGAGTTTTCCTGGGCCTCAGTCTGGGATGCTGATTTTTATGCTTTATCCAGAATTGGTAGCAGATAAAAGAAGAGGTGGGAAAAATGGAACTTAGGCCCATATAAATCAACTCACCCCAAACATAATTCTGAAACACTGAGTGGTAAAGGGAGTATTTATAGAGGGCCCTAGACTGAGATCTGCTTAGAGAAAACCCACTGGCATCCAGGAGATGCTCTGGGTGCTCTGGCATGAGGAAGGGCAGATGGGCTTCAAGGGACCACCAGGAGGGAGCAACCAGAGCCTGTCCTGCTCTAGGTGACACGACGAACAGCACGGACGGCGGCCGAATGGCAGTGTGTTGGCTTTTGCCACGGCGTACTCAACACTGACAACATGAGCATCGTGGGGCTCACTATTGACTATGGACCCTTTGGCTTCCTGGACAGGTAATGTCCTTAGGGTTACAGGTGATGGAGCTTTTGCCTGTTGGCCACAGCATAGGGGCCATGGGTATGGGAAAGTATCAGGGAACAGCGAGGCCTACATGCTGCTCATGTGCCTTTTTTCAGTGTTTCATTCCCAGCAGTGTCTGGTCAGCCATTCCTACAAGCCAGAAATCAAGGGGTTTttttagaactcactgtgtaatccaggctggtcttgaacttatgatcctcctgtttTAGGCTCCTGAATGATAGGATTATAGGAGTTAGAACAAGTCCCTTCACTGACAGGGTGTAAGTGAGTCAAAGGAGTGGGAGTGCTGGAGAGGGGgcagagcagagacaggtggtaAGGATGGGGGTGCTATATCCAATAGCTCAAGTCTATATGGGTCTCAAGGAGCTTCCCCCTGGCCTTGAGGCTTAACTGGTTGTGTTTAGGTATAACAAAGTACAGCTATTCTAGAGTTCTTGGCCTGGGCCCACAGGACCTGACAGAGCAAGAGTGGGGTCGCATTGGCATAGTCATCAGTCTTCCCCAGGAGCCTGCCCTCACTGCGTCTCCTCTGATAGCACTTCTTTGTGTGGCAGATATGACCCTGACCATGTGTGCAATGCCTCTGACAATGCTGGGCGCTACACATATAGCAAGCAGCCTCAGGTGTGCAAGTGGAATCTGCAGAAACTGGCTGAAGCCCTGGAGCCTGAGCTGCCACTTGCTCTAGGTGAGGCCATCCTAGCAGAGGAGTTTGACAGTGAATTCCAAAGGCACTATCTACAGAAGATGCGTAAGAAGCTGGGCCTTATTCGAGTGGagcaggaagaagatgggacaCTTGTGGCCAAGCTTCTGGAGACCATGCATCTGACTGGTGAGCCACAGAACCATCATTATGGGCAAATACTCAGTCAGTGGCACTGAAGACATTCTCATTTCCCAGACTGGAATTGTCTCCTTTAAATGTTCTCCGTCTACCTCCCCAAACACCCCATTCTGTATTCTGTAAGTTTGACTGGCCACTCTAGGAACCCCAGTAGGATTTGTCTGTGACAGATTCTACTACACAGAAGATCCATAGGTTCTTCCATGTTGTAACCTGTCTGAatttaattccatttttaatGCTGAATATCCAGTGTCTATGGTAATGATCCCCTTGagtcatttttggtttttttgttttgagataagtttctctgtggaaccgtcctggctatcctggaactcactttgtagaccgggctgcctcaaactcactgagatctgcctacctctgcctcccaagtgctgggattaaaggcgtgcgccactactg
This window contains:
- the Selenoo gene encoding protein adenylyltransferase SelO, mitochondrial, yielding MASLRAAFGASLAAARTRSQSVGLALPAPAPWSAWAAAMEPTPRWLAALRFDNRALRALPVETPPPGPEDVLSTPRPVPGACFSRARPAPLRRPRLVALSGPALALLGLEASEEAEVEAEAALFFSGNALLPGAEPAAHCYCGHQFGQFAGQLGDGAAMYLGEVCTAAGERWELQLKGAGPTPFSRQADGRKVLRSSIREFLCSEAMFHLGIPTTRAGACVTSESTVIRDVFYDGNPKYEKCTVVLRIAPTFIRFGSFEIFKPPDEYTGRAGPSVGRNDIRVQMLDYVISSFYPEIQAAHTCDSDSIQRNAAFFREVTRRTARTAAEWQCVGFCHGVLNTDNMSIVGLTIDYGPFGFLDRYDPDHVCNASDNAGRYTYSKQPQVCKWNLQKLAEALEPELPLALGEAILAEEFDSEFQRHYLQKMRKKLGLIRVEQEEDGTLVAKLLETMHLTGADFTNTFYMLSSFPTEPSDSAEFLTRLTSQCASLEELRLAFRPQMDPRQLSMMLMLAQSNPQLFALIGTQANVTKELERVEQQSRLEQLSPAELQSRNIDHWETWLQKYRARLDKEKEGVGDTAAWQAERMRIMHANNPKYVLRNYIAQNAIEAAENGDFSEVRRVLKLLESPYYSEEAATEATGPEAVARTTDEQCSYSSRPPLWAAELCVTUSS